A segment of the Patescibacteria group bacterium genome:
ATCGCGTAATTTTCCAAGAGATATTTTCTCCGCTCCGAATGGCCGATGACCACGTATTGGCAGCCGGTCTCGATCAGCATCTGCGGCGAAACCTCGCCGGTATAGGAGCCGCGATCTTCCCAAAAAACGTTTTGCGCGCCCAATTTCAAATTGCTTTTCTTGATCACTTTGTCCACTTCGGTCAAGGCTACTAAAGTCGGGCAGACCACTACTTCTTTACCATCCTCCTTGAAATCTTGAAATTTTTCCACCATTTCTTTGGCCAGCGCCACGCTCTCCGCCAAGCCCTTTTTCATTTTCCAGTTGCCAATAATTATTTTACCGGCCTTTTTTTCCTGTTTAGACATAAATAAATGAAATTAGAAATTAGAAATTAGAAATTGCCAAGGCGTCAAATTTCCAATTTCAAATTTCAAATTTCTGGTTAAGCCTCTTTGATATTATATAATAAAATTATCCTAAAGTCTAATGATCATTTATTGCCAACTATAATTATCATACGCCCATTTCACCAATTTTTTAGTTTCCGCGAAACGATCTTCATCGGAATTAGTCCCCATCACCACGGAAATTATTTTATGGCCGGCTTGATCGGCGAATTCTCCCACAAAACAATAACCGGCGTCTTCAGTATGGCCGGTCTTGCCGCCGATGATATTGATGCCATCAATCGGAAAAACCGAAAGCAGCGCGTCGGTTGATTGCACTTTGACGTCTCGCCCGCCCGCGGTGGAAAATTCGTAAGTAGCTTCGATAGTGGTATCGCGGATCATCTGTTTAGCCAAACATCTCTTGGCCAAAATCAAAACTTCCTTAGCCGTGGAAACATTGCCATTGCTCAAGCCGGAAATATCTTCAAATTTAGTGTTAGTCAGGCCAAAATCATGCGCCTGCCGGTTCATTTTGTCCACGAATTCCGGTTCGCTAAAACCGGCCGACTTGACCATGGCTACGGCCGCCGTATTATCCGAACCGACTAAAGTCAAATAAAAAAGATCTTTGACCTTGACCTGGTCGCCGGGGTAAATATAGCTTCTGCCGCCAACGCGCACATCTTCTTTCTGTAATTCATAAATTTTCTCCCAATCCGGATTAGTCTCCAAAAAAACTAAAGCAGTCATTAATTTAGTAATGCTGGCGATCGGCCTAATGACGCTCGACTGGTCATCCCATAAAACCGTATTACTGTCTCGGTCAATAGCAATGCTGGAAGAAGCGTTAATTTCGAGGTCAATGCTATCAACAACCTTCTTGGGTGTAATAATTTTAACCTGATTCGGCGGCAAATTATTCTCCGGAAAAAAAGAAACATAAGTCTGTTCGGGGAGAGACGATATTTGCTCCATCGCGCCCAAAACAGCGCCAAAGCGGGGAAAATCTGAAACACCCGCCAGGCGGTTATCGCCGATGGCGGGAAAGATATTGGCTAACAATGAAGTCACGATAAAACCGATGGCGGCCGGAATTGTCATAATCGAGTTAAGGTTATGGGTTTAATTTTTTTAATTTCATCTTTCCAAAGTTCGTCTCTATAATATTCTCCAATTTTAACAGGATCGGCTTTTTCCAAATATTGATTATTTCGCCGCCGAAAAAAGACTGAGCCGGCTTTGTTGAGGAAAAAATTCACCAACATCAAGTCGGTTGGCGGCGGCGTCATTGTGCCATAAAATCTTTCATAGGCTTTTTTAGTTCGTTCGCCAGTCATCTCGGCGATTTGCAATATATTAAACTGCTCATCGCTCATATGCTTA
Coding sequences within it:
- a CDS encoding serine hydrolase encodes the protein MTIPAAIGFIVTSLLANIFPAIGDNRLAGVSDFPRFGAVLGAMEQISSLPEQTYVSFFPENNLPPNQVKIITPKKVVDSIDLEINASSSIAIDRDSNTVLWDDQSSVIRPIASITKLMTALVFLETNPDWEKIYELQKEDVRVGGRSYIYPGDQVKVKDLFYLTLVGSDNTAAVAMVKSAGFSEPEFVDKMNRQAHDFGLTNTKFEDISGLSNGNVSTAKEVLILAKRCLAKQMIRDTTIEATYEFSTAGGRDVKVQSTDALLSVFPIDGINIIGGKTGHTEDAGYCFVGEFADQAGHKIISVVMGTNSDEDRFAETKKLVKWAYDNYSWQ